The stretch of DNA ATACAATAAGCCATCTATGTTCAGACAACGTGGATAGGGTTTATCTATCTACATTAGAAACGGTATGCAAAGTGTTAGACATCGACATTCAGGAGTTAATCGAGGTGGAGTAGTCCTCTTGCCATAGTAATCGTTCTATGTACGTAAAAATTGCGAA from Oikeobacillus pervagus encodes:
- a CDS encoding helix-turn-helix domain-containing protein; protein product: MPITIKLKEVLKERDLSQRELARMTGLRPNTISHLCSDNVDRVYLSTLETVCKVLDIDIQELIEVE